GGTTTTGACAGCGGTCTTTCAACACCGGAGCTGGTGGAGTCTATGAGGCGACGATTGGAATCATCAAATATTGCAGGTATTGTCTGATTAATGGTACCGAAACTGCAAGATCCAATCTGTTCTTTCCAAGTTTAGCTACCTTAGGTTTGTAGTTCAAAAACCGAAGCATACCCATTATTCTCTTGAACAGGTTAATTGCTGCATATATAGTGTATGGACTTCAGTAAGATCAGCAATCTTGAAGTTCCCGTCGTTTGACATTTACCACTTAAAGTGCAGCTCATTTTATGTCATACTATGGTCGCTGTCAGTAGGGCAATACGTTTTTTGCTGTTTTATGATTATCGCCAGTTTGATATGAATTCATAATAAAAAGACCACTTTAATGGCACTTTCATCAGTGTATGCTTTTTCAATCCCtttacaaaacaaatgttaTCCAAGGCAAAGGTTCAGTCCTGCTGGTTGGAGATGAATTCTGCACATCGAAGGGCGGAATCTCCACCATCAACCTGAACGTCGCGCGCAAGCTCACCGCCGCGGGCGCCGAGGTCTACGCCACCGTGTTGGAGGCAAGTGAACAGGATGAGAGGGACGCAGAACGAGACGGAGTGACACTCATCAAACCTAGCGTCAGCCAGGGCTTTGATGCTAAGCCGTCCCTTGACTGGCTGACAGAGTACCACAGCGTTCATTTCCCGCACCTCCCGCCAAATGTCAGTTGCATTGTGGGCCATGTTGACGTCACCAGCAGAGCAGCCAGGAAGATCAAGGAAGAGCGATTTCCACACGCCAAGCTCGCCATGTTTGGTCACGTGGCGCCAGAGGAGACAGAGCACTACAAGAGTGACGAGAAGGCCCTGGGTGTGGGGAGGAAGGAAGCCAGCATTCAGGAAGACATTGGCAAGGCTGATGTCGTCTTCTCGGTAGGAGCGCGCATTCACAGGCATTACGACAGGTTCCTCCGTCGGAATCGCGTGGATCACCACATCTTCCTACCTAAGCCTTCAAGGGTGTTCAGTGAAGCAAATGTGAGCTTTGATGAAGAAAGTGAAAAAGTCAGAAAGCCAGAGAGAATAGTTCTGTCCACTGGCAGGGTGCTGAATGTGGAGATGCTGAAAGGTCACGACCTGGCTGCAGGAGCCATTGACAAGGTGGCACAACGTCTTGACGGTCAGTACACACTGAGGCTGAGAGTCCGCGGCATCGATGAGAACGACTTCAAGGAGAGCAAGAGAATCCTGGAGGAGAAGCTGAGATCCGGGCGGGTCAAACCCACATTGCTTCCGTACGGCACTCAAGAGGACATCCGCCGAGACATGGAGAACTGTCACCTGGTCCTGATGCCGTCCCGGGCCGAACCGTTCGGACTGGTCGGCCTGGAGGCCATCGCGGCAGGAGTTCCCGTCCTCATCTCAGAGCACTCGGGACTTGCAGAGCTGATAGAGGAGCTATCGGAGAAGTTGGAGCAGCCAACGTTCCGCCACTGCATCGTCAAGATGAAGGGAGACACCGCGACCGACGGGGATGCAGAGAAGTGGGCAGAAAGAATCGAGGATGTCCTCAAGAACGCCAGGTCAGAGTTCGCGGAAGCACGCGCCTTCAGGGAGAAGCTGCTGGCCTCCAAGTACTGGGAGGAGTCTCAACAGAAGTTCCTACAGGCCTGCGGCATCACTGGTGAGAGACTATAACTTCGTTGAAAGATTGATATTGTGGATATatgtatgatgtttttttttcaattacagTACATCAGCAATGGTATTGTATATTACCAATATGCGATAATCCATTCATTTCCATGCTTATGTCATTTTATGTATATTTGAATACATCTACGTACTTCACAGACGACCCCAGTGCCGAAGC
The nucleotide sequence above comes from Branchiostoma lanceolatum isolate klBraLanc5 chromosome 14, klBraLanc5.hap2, whole genome shotgun sequence. Encoded proteins:
- the LOC136448549 gene encoding D-inositol 3-phosphate glycosyltransferase-like; the encoded protein is MLFQSLYKTNVIQGKGSVLLVGDEFCTSKGGISTINLNVARKLTAAGAEVYATVLEASEQDERDAERDGVTLIKPSVSQGFDAKPSLDWLTEYHSVHFPHLPPNVSCIVGHVDVTSRAARKIKEERFPHAKLAMFGHVAPEETEHYKSDEKALGVGRKEASIQEDIGKADVVFSVGARIHRHYDRFLRRNRVDHHIFLPKPSRVFSEANVSFDEESEKVRKPERIVLSTGRVLNVEMLKGHDLAAGAIDKVAQRLDGQYTLRLRVRGIDENDFKESKRILEEKLRSGRVKPTLLPYGTQEDIRRDMENCHLVLMPSRAEPFGLVGLEAIAAGVPVLISEHSGLAELIEELSEKLEQPTFRHCIVKMKGDTATDGDAEKWAERIEDVLKNARSEFAEARAFREKLLASKYWEESQQKFLQACGITDDPSAEAEGGGAEADDSD